From the Gouania willdenowi chromosome 19, fGouWil2.1, whole genome shotgun sequence genome, one window contains:
- the sox9a gene encoding transcription factor SOX-9a — translation MNLLDPYLKMTEEQDKCLSDAPSPSMSEDSAGSPCPSGSGSDTENTRPSENGLLRADGSMVDFKKDEDDKFPQCIREAVSQVLKGYDWTLVPMPVRVNGSTKNKPHVKRPMNAFMVWAQAARRKLADQYPHLHNAELSKTLGKLWRLLNEGEKRPFVEEAERLRVQHKKDHPDYKYQPRRRKSVKNGQSESEDGSEQTHISPNAIFKALQQADSPASSMGEVHSPSEHSGSQGPPTPPTTPKTDVSSGKVDLKREVGLRSLLDTSGTGRHLNIDFRDVDIGELSSDVISHIGTFDVNEFDQYLPPNGHPGSVAVNAPPVAYTGSYSISGAPVSPQAGGTATWMAKSPTQQQHTLNTPDAAQHRTQIKTEQLSPSHYSEQQQQQGSPQHAAYSPFNLQHYNAPPSSSSPSPSYPAISRAQQQYEYSNHQVGGGGSYYSHAGAGQSPGIFSTFSYMSSPSQRPIYTPIADNAGVPSVPQSSPTQHWEPAPVYTQLTRP, via the exons ATGAATCTCCTCGACCCATACCTGAAGATGACGGAGGAACAAGACAAGTGTCTCTCTGACGCACCGAGTCCGAGCATGTCTGAGGACTCCGCCGGTTCCCCGTGCCCGTCCGGGTCAGGTTCCGACACTGAAAACACCAGACCGTCGGAGAACGGACTGCTCCGCGCGGACGGATCCATGGTGGACTTCAAGAAAGACGAGGATGATAAATTTCCCCAGTGCATCCGTGAAGCTGTGTCCCAGGTGCTGAAGGGCTACGACTGGACCTTGGTGCCGATGCCGGTGCGCGTAAACGGATCTACTAAGAACAAGCCGCACGTGAAGAGACCGATGAATGCCTTCATGGTTTGGGCTCAGGCTGCGAGGAGGAAGCTGGCTGATCAGTATCCGCACCTTCACAACGCAGAGCTCAGCAAAACCCTGGGGAAACTTTGGAG ACTGCTCAATGAAGGTGAAAAGCGACCCTTTGTGGAGGAGGCTGAGCGCCTCAGGGTGCAGCACAAGAAAGATCACCCAGATTACAAGTACCAGCCACGGAGGAGGAAATCTGTTAAGAACGGACAGAGTGAGTCTGAGGACGGCAGCGAGCAGACACACATCTCCCCCAACGCCATATTTAAAGCTCTGCAACAGGCGGACTCTCCAGCATCCAGCATGGGAGAGGTGCACTCACCCAGCGAGCACTCAG GCTCCCAAGGGCCTCCCACCCCTCCCACCACTCCAAAGACTGACGTCAGCTCAGGCAAGGTGGACCTAAAGCGTGAGGTCGGCCTCCGATCCCTGCTGGACACCTCTGGTACCGGACGCCACCTCAACATCGACTTCCGTGACGTGGACATTGGTGAGCTTAGCAGCGACGTCATCTCCCACATCGGGACATTTGATGTGAACGAGTTCGACCAGTATCTGCCACCCAATGGTCACCCTGGTTCTGTCGCTGTCAACGCGCCGCCTGTTGCCTACACGGGCAGCTACAGCATTAGCGGTGCACCGGTGAGCCCTCAGGCGGGCGGTACCGCCACCTGGATGGCAAAAAGCCCGACTCAGCAACAACACACGCTGAACACGCCAGACGCAGCCCAGCACAGGACCCAGATCAAGACGGAGCAGCTGAGTCCGAGTCACTACagcgagcagcagcagcagcagggctCCCCCCAGCACGCCGCCTACAGCCCCTTCAACCTGCAGCACTACAACGCACCCCCCTCCTcatcctccccctccccctcctaccCAGCCATTTCTAGAGCGCAGCAGCAGTATGAGTACTCCAACCACCAGGTGGGCGGCGGCGGCTCCTACTACAGCCACGCAGGGGCGGGGCAGAGTCCAGGGATCTTCTCTACGTTCAGCTACATGAGCAGTCCCAGCCAGAGGCCCATCTACACCCCCATCGCCGACAACGCCGGGGTGCCCTCTGTCCCACAGAGCAGCCCCACACAGCACTGGGAGCCCGCGCCCGTCTACACCCAGCTCACCAGACCCTGA